Below is a window of Actinomycetota bacterium DNA.
CTGGGACTGGTCCTGGGTGGAATCGCAGCGCATGGAAGAATATAACATCAGGCTCTTCTCCATCCCGGGCCTGCAGTATGTGGACGACTTCGGGAGCAAGACGGTCTTCCGCGTCGAGCCCGGGGAGACCGTCTTCCCGGCCGACCTGGAGGTGGAGGCGGCGGCACCGCGCGCGGTCCCGACAGGGGCGGGTTTCGACCTGGGACTGCTGGTGAGCAACCGGGGAGAGGCCCCCATGGTGTGCGTGGAGGAGGCATACCAGGACTTCAGCCTGGTGCTGGAGGGCGGGGACGGGCAGGTCATCGAGGTCCCGGGGAAATACCGCCCCCCCTTCTTCGTGGACGCGGGAGAGACCATCTCCCTCCCCCTGCAGGCGGGAAGGGCGGTCCCGCCCGGGAGCTACCGGGCGGAGCTGCGCCTGGTGGGAGGGGTGCTGGGGGAGAGGAGCTTCCGGTTCCCCCTCGAGGTCGCGGAGGTGCCGGACTGGGACCGCGTGGAGCTGCTGAACGGGACGGTCGAGGTGAGCCCCTCGGAGCTTGCCCTCCCCGGCCCCGACGGGCTCTACCCCGTGGCGACGGCATCGGTGGCCAACACCGGGGGGGCCATGTGGAGGGCGCTGGACCAGAACGAGGACTTCTCCCTCCAGCCCGGCTCGGCCTATCTGGGGCTGGCTTGGACGGCGCTCGATGGCTCCCTCTGGGAACAGCAGTCCTGCTCCCTCCCCTGCGACCTCTCCCCCGGACAGTCCGTCGCGGTGCCCCTGCTGGCGCGGCCCCCGGCGGCCCCCGGCGAGTACTACCTCGACGTGGGCGTGTACGTGGTGGGAGGCGATTGGATCGTGCCGCCCGTGCGCCTGCGGGTCAGGGTGGAGGGGTGGATGGAGGCGGCCGCGGACAGGGCGGCGTAGGGGCGGGCGGCGGGCTTGCGGGAGCAGCGGGGCGCGGGAATGACGGGAAGACGGTGATAAGGCTTGGACGAGTCTCCACACCGGGAAGAAAGAGAACGGCCCGCCACGGGAGCGCCGGGACCGCTCCCCGGCGCTGGAGCACATGACCGACCTGAAGCGGTGCCCGCGGCGGGAGAGTCGTATCTCCCCCCGGCGCCGCCGGACGAGGCTCGACGGCTCGCGGCCGGAGACGAGGATGTCCCTCCGCCGGCGTCGGAGACGGGCGCGCCCAGGGAGCCCACCGCGGCGGGGGAAGAGGATATGTATGAGCCGCCCGCGGAAGGTGAAGGGGGAGCGCCGGAACCGCCCGCGGAAAGGGAAGAACCGCCGCCTCTCCGGGGCGCGCTGCTGGCGCGGGTCATGGAGGGAGCCCGCTCCCGCCGCGAGGGCTGGCTGTGGTTCGCGGCGGTGCTGGGGGTCTTCGCCGCGGCCTTGTTGTGGCGCTGGCATTTCGCCTCCCGCGCCAGGGTCTACACCTACGACAGCTATTATTATCTGTTGCTGGCGCGCAACCTCCGCCACGGCCTCTCCTACAGCGTGGCCGGGCACCCGCACTACAAGTACATGCCCTTCTACCCCGTATGTATAGCCGCCTTCGACCTCTTCCTTCCCCTGGAGGCGGCGGGCAAGCTCTCCAACCTGGTCTTCAACGCCGCCTGCGTCTTCCCCATCTACGCCCTGGGGGCGCTGGTCTTGGGGCGCCGCGCGGGGCTGGCGGCTGCGGCCCTCTTTGCCTTCGAGCCCATCAGCAGCGTGTGGGCGGCGGTACCCATGTCCGACGGCCTGCTGGCCCTGCTCACCTGCCTGGCCGCCTACTTCTTCCTCAAGTGGTTCAAACAGGAGGACGGCCGCACGCGCCACCTCTACCTCTCGGCGGCGGCGGCCGGCCTGGCCCTGCTCACGCGCTGGGAGGGAGCGCTCCTCCTCCTGCTCCTGGGCGCCTTCCTGCTCTACGCCTGGGCGAAAAAGAGGCTCAAGTTCGCGAACCTCCTGATCTTCGCGGCCATCGCCCTCGCCCCCATGGCCCTCTTCGCCCTGCGCAACCTGATCACCTTCGGGACGCCGCTCAAGAGCGCCTACCTGGAGGAACTGCGCAACCACCCGGAATGGGCGGAGTACACCACCCCCAAGGCGCGCTTCTTCCACTACCTCATTTTCTCCGACGTTCCTCCCCTGGGGATAACCGTCCGCTACTACAACTACGGGTATCTCCTCTTCGGGTACGCGGGCCTTGCCTTTACCCTCGCCGTGAGACGCTACCGCCGCTACGGGCTCTTCCTCGCCGGCTGGCTCCTGCTCCTGGGACCCACGCATTTCTTCTGGTACTTCTCCAACGTGCGCTTCCTCATCCCCGCCGTGCCCGCCCTGTGCCTGGGGGCGGGGGCGCTCGTCGGCATGCCCTGGGTGAGCGCGCGGCGGGCGCGAGACGGGATCGCCCTCTCCGCGGTGCTGCTGCTGCTGGTGGCGTGCGTGGTGGGGGTCCTGGCGCTCACGGGGCGGCCGGTGGCCAACGACCGCTTCTACAGCAACATCGCCCTCTTGGAGAACGGGGAGGGGGGGCTGGCTACGCTGCAGGCGGTGGAGTGGCTCAAGGAGAACGCCGGCGACGCCGGGGTGGCGTCGCGTATGGCCCCCATGGTCTCCTTCTACCTGGGGCGGGAGGTATATTTCATCGGGGAGTATCAGGGCTTCGAGCCCGCCGACCTGCGCATCGACCACGTGGTGGAGGACGCGCGAGCCCTGGGGGTGCGGTACATCCTGCTCTGGTCCTACGAGCCCGACGTGGAAGGGGTGATGGCCTACAGCGGCCAGGGACCGGAGGTGGCGGAACAGCTCGAGCTGGTGGGCAGGTGGGAGGCCGCGCCCACCACCCAGTGGAACCGCACCGTCTACGCCTGGATCTTCGCGGTACCGCCCGAATAGCCTGCGGCGGCGCGGACGCGCGGTTTTTCCTTTCCCGCCGTCCCCGTTTGAGCGGCGAGGTCGAGGGCGTGGTGAATATCTCCTCGCCTCCGCCATCTCCCATCTCGAGCGGTTGTTGTAGAATAGGTGGGCGTGGAAGCGGCGGACATGAAGCGTGCGGATCCCTTCCGCTCCCGTCCGATCCCGCATAGGCAAGAAAAGAGCGACAGGAGATAGCGGACATGCCCCAACGCAGCAGCCTCGACGTCTTCTTCGCCCCGCGCGGCGTGGCCGTGGTGGGGGCCACCGAAAACCAGCTCAAGGGCGGCTACAGCATCATCGCCAACATGCTCGAGTCCTTCCAGGGAAAGGTCTATCCCGTCAACCCGGGACGGGAGGAGGTGCTGGGTCGGAAGTGCTATCCCTCGGTGCGCGACCTGGCGGGCAAGGTGGACATGGCCATCGTCTTCGTCCCCGCCGCCTCCGTACCCGGGGTGCTTGAGGACTGTGCCGCCGCGGGGGTGAGGGGAGCGGTGCTGGAGTCGGGAGGGTTCGCCGAGGCGGGAGATGAGGGCAGGCGCATCGACGCCGCCTGCCGTGAGATAGCCGACCGCACCGGCCTGCGCCTGTGGGGGCCCAACTGCACCGGCCTGGTGAACACCGACCCCTTCATCTTCACGCCCTTCATGCGCGTGCCCAACGTGCACGAGAGGCTCAAGCCCGGCACCCTGGGGATCATCGCCCAGAGCGGCATGCTCGCCGCGGGGTTCATGCTGCAGTACGTCATCTCGGGGTATTTCACCGTTTCCAAGGCCTGCGCCATCGGCAACAAGATGGACGTGGACGAGGTGGAAGTCCTGCGCTACATGTCCTCCGACCCCAAGACCAGAGCGGTGGTGGCTTACCTGGAGTCCATCGCCGACGGAAGGGACTTCCTGGAGGTGGCGCGGGAGATGGCGGGGCGCAAGCCGCTGGTGGTGCTCAAGGGGGGACGTTGCGAGGAATCGGCCCGCGCCGCGCTCTCCCACACCGCCAGCCTGGCGGGCTCCGACGAGGTGGTGGACGGGGCCCTGCGCCAGGCGGGGGTGATCAGGGTGGAGGATTTCCAGGAGCTCATGAACCTGGGCAAGGCCTTCTCCATCCATCCCGACCCCTTCCGGCTCTCCACGCCAGGCGGCGACTGCGTGGCGGTGATCACGGTCACCGGCGGGGGCGGGGTGGTGCTCACGGACCTCCTGCGCGCCTCGGGCCTCAGGGTGCCGCCGCTGGAGCGGCGCACCCTGGAGTTCCTGCGGAGGGAGGTGTTCCCGGACTGGATGGCGCCCTCCAACCCCGTGGACATCTGGCCGGCCATAGAACAGAGGGGCTTCGCCGCCTTCGGCGATTCCATCAAGGCGGTGCTGGACGACGCGGGCGTGGACGGGGTCATCCTCCTTCCCTTCGCCTCGCGCATGATCGAGTACTTCCCCTTCGAGGAGATCGGCGAGGCGGTGCGCGAGAGCGGCAAGGCCATGGTCTCCTGGATGTTCGGAGACCTGCGCTACTTCGATACCATGGAGGAACGGCTGCGCGATTACGGCATCCCCGTCTATCAGGACCTGCATTCGTGCGTGCTGGCCATGAAGTCGTACCTCTGCTTTTCGCGCAAGGCGAGGGAAAAGGCCGCCGCTGGATAGGAAGCGCCGTCTCGCGCGCCGGGCCGGGGCGAAAACCCGATCATGTCCATGACTCCCAGCGTGCACGTGCCGGGACCGGACGACAACGGGATGACCCGGGCACAGCTCATGGCGCCAGAACCATCATCGGCCCATCGTCCAGGCATCGGACTATGTTGCTCCGCGGACGGCGTGATCGCCTTCCCGATTCGCCGCCGAACCGGCATGGTCAGTCGAGGGGATATCCCTCGGTGTTGTGGCCGCCCGCGATGCGCCCGTTGAAGAGGAAGTATACGGGCCGCTCGGCCATGATGGGGAGGTCGGAGGTAACGCGTATGGATACGTCCCCGTGGGGTCCGTCATGCACGCCGATACCCAGATCGTCCCCGTGCACGGCCACGGTGGCGCGGGAACGCGCCTTCACTGTGAGCTCACGGCGCACGTTTTTCCCGTCGCCGCACAGGTAGTCCAGGGTAACGCGGGCGACAACGTCTCCGGGGTTCTGCAGGCACAGCCAGGTGTGGAACCCCGGCCGCGTGCAGCCCTCGGCGAAGACCCACTTCGTGTGGGGCCGGGGGGATCCCACTACGTTATGGCCACCGGGCCAGGCCCCGTTGTAGTTGAAATACATGGGTCTTTCGGCCACCACCGGCACGTCCGAGGTCACCTTGATGGATACGTCCCCGTGGGGTCCGTCGTGGGCCCCGATGCCCAGGGAATCGCCGTGCACGGCCACGGTGGCGCGGGAACGCGCCTTCACCTTGAGCTCCCGGCGCACGTTTTTCCCGTCGCCGCACAGGTAGTCCAGGGTAACGCGGGCGACAACGTCCCCGGGGTTCTGCAGGCACAGCCAGGTGTGGAACCCCGGCCGCGTGCAGCCCTCGGCGAAAAACCACTCCGGGGAGGGGGCTGAAGCGCCCATGACGTTAGAGCCGCCGTCCCATGACCCGTTGTAGTTGAAATACATGGGTCTTTCGGCCACCACCGGCACGTCCGAGGTCACTTTGATGGACACGTCCCCGTGATCGTTGTCGTGGGCGCCGATCCCCTCCGCGTCGCCGTGCACGGCCACCGTATAACGTGCCCTGGCCCTTACCGTCAACGTCCTGCGCACGTTGGCCCCGTCCCCGCAGAGATAGTCCAGGGTCACGTGGGCCTCCTCCTCCCCCGGGTTCTGCAGCGTGAGCCAGGTGTGGAATCCCGGCCGCGTGCATCCCTCGGCGAAGTACCACTCCGTGCGGGGAGTGTCAACGGCCATGACGTTGTGCCCGCCGGACCAGGTCCCGCTGCCGCCGTCGTAGTCGAAATAGAGCGCGCGTTCCGCGATGAGCCCCTCCTGGTCGCTGATGACGGAGGCGCTGACCTCCTGGCCGTCGATGGTGGTGTTCACGGGCACGGTCATGCGCGAGCGCGGAGGTATGGTGATCACCTTGATCACCGAGAGGCCGCTGGGCAGTATATACCTGATCTGCACCATGATCTCGCGGTCAAGGGGGTTCATAAGCAGGATCCATTGGCTGAATCCCCTGCCGGTGTAACCCTCCGCCATGTAGCACCTGCTCTTGACCTTCTCCGGGGGCCAGATGTCCGGGACCTCCTCGTGGCTGTAGGAGGCGCTGTGCCGGGCGTCCTTGCGGAACATGGGCCAGGCGGCCAGGTCGGACCGGTACGGCCCCGTCTCCCAGCAGAAGAGCTTGCCCGTCTGGCCTTCCGCTCCGGTGGCGATGACCAGCTCCGTCCTGCCGTCGGCGTCGATGTCCCCCACCGCCACGCTGTTGAACATGTTGCCGCCCATGTCCGCGTCCAGCACGTGCTCGCCGTTGGGATCGTAGGCCATGATGGAGAGGCCCTCGGAGATGATCACGTCCATGTCGCCGTCGCCGTCGATGTCCGCGATGGCCGGCGAGCCCATCTTCTGTACCGGCCAGAAGCAGCGCGTCCACTTCACCCGCCCGTCGTGCTCCCAGACGTAGATGTTGCTGTCCAGCGAGCCCAGGGCCACCTCGTAGAAGCCGTCGCCGTCGATGTCCGCCACCGCCGGGGAGCCGAAGTTGTTGTCGCCGGTGTTCACGGGCCAGCCGGGCAGGCTCTCCCCCCGGTAGTTGAAGGCGTAGACGTGTTTGCCGTCGGCATAGGAGAGATAGTTACCGGCGCCCGGATTGGTGTTCTGCCAGAACAACCCCGTGCCCACTACGATGTCGGGGAAGCCGTCGCGGTCGAGGTCGGCGATGGCGGGAGAGGACCAGATCACCTGGGGCAGGCACTTCGGCCAGCCGCTCTTGATGGAGCCGTCTCCCTCGAAGACGTAGAGCAGGCCCCCCCTGGGCCAGGGCCAGTTGTTCCCGCCCCAGCAGTCGGCGCCGATGACCACCTCGTCCCTGCCGTCCAGGTCGATGTCGGCGCAGGCGGGGGAGGACCACACGGTGTCGGCGTTGTAGTACTGCCAGGCCGTCGGCCCCTGGTAATGCCAGGCGGTTATGTAATGGCCCCACGACCCCACCACGATCTCCAGGTCCCCGTCCCCGTCCAGGTCGCCGCAGGAGGGCGAGGAGAAGACCTCCTGGCGTCCGAAGGCGGAGCCCGCGAACTTGGGCCAACCCCACGCCGAGAGCGGTTGGCCGTCTGCGTTCAGGCCGTAGACGTAGCCGCTGTCGCAACCGAAGAAGATCTCCAGCCTGCCGTCCCCGTCGCAGTCCACGGCCATGGGGGTGGACTGGATGGGGGCGCCGGTGTAGAAGTCCCACCTTATCCCGCCTCCGGCGTCCACGCAGTAGAAATGCCCGTTGGAGTTGCCTATGAGGACCTCCCGGCGCCCGTCCCCGTCGATGTCCGCCAGGGTGGGGGAGGAGTGCTTGAACATGCTCCCCATGTCGTGCACCCACTCCAGCCGCCAACCCGGCGGGTAGGTGTAGGCGGCGGCCCGGCGAGCGGGGAGCGCGAGGGCGGCGGACAAAGCCAGGATGATGCCGAAAAGGATCACGGCGACCGGCATCGCGGGGTTACGCTTCCTCAACTCTCTCGTCCTCCTTGCTTCCCTGTTCCAGGTCTTTTCCTCGCACGGACGATATCCCTCCGACATACCCCGGGATCCATCTGTCTTGATCTCTCCCACCCCGTGCTCTTTCGCGCGATACAACAGGCCGCCCTCGTTGATACCGCACCCGGAGATCGGGGGCTTCGTCGATCGACATCCAGACACTCGCCTTCAACATCAACATCAACATCAACAACGCGCGGGGGGCGCGATGATCTCTCCTCCCCCGGTGGCGTTTCCTGAGGGCGCCTCATGCGGTACGGTCATCCGCGAGGCAAGAGCTCACCAGCGGACGGTTTCTTTTTCCGATCCCGAGCGCCGATGTCAACGCAACGCATGGTGCTAGCGCTGCCGGGCATGCGCACCTCTCCACATTCGCTTATAATGTAATTCGACTTCCGGGAGGGCTCACTTGATATCGTAACGGCCCATGGCTCGGGCATGGAGTTGACCTCCATCAACCCACCCGCGTCAGGGGCAGGGAGAGCGGCAGACGCGGGGCGCCCTGCTCCCGCGGGATGGCGGAGGGTGCGCCGGGAGGGATGGTACCTGCGAAAGGGCTCGGATCGCGGGGCGACGGCCCGGGGTTTCCGGGATGCCGGCGTCCGCGGGCGCGGCCTTTCCGGCCTTTCGCGGCATAACCGCGCCCGGAGAGGGAGGTGCCGGGTCGAGTATTTCGCTTCTGGGGAGCGGCATGCTTGAGAGCGCGGAACGCCTCCCGGCCGACGGAGGATGGTTTAAGGTCTGATCGCGGTGGGCAGAAAGTTACGCGGGACGGAGGGGGTCCGGCCGGGTGCGGAAAGGCAGCGCGGGAAAGGAGCGCGAGGGGTTGGAAGGACGCCATGGAGCAGGCCGTGATGAGCGGGCCGCGACGAGGGACGATCGCCCCCTGGTGAGCGTGATCATCGCCAACTACCGGGGCGAGGCGCTCCTGCCGCCCTGCCTGGATTCCCTGCGCGCCCAGGACACCGACCGGCCCTTCGAGGTCATCGTGGTGGACGACGGCTCCGACGACGGGAGCGCCGAGCTGGTGCGCTCGCGATACCCCGAGGCGAGGCTGCTGGTGAACGCGAGGAACGTGGGGCCGGCCGCAGCCAAGAACATCGGCGCGTCTCAGGCAAGGGGCGATTACCTGGCCTTCCTGGATAACGACGTGGAGCTGCACCCCTCCTGGATGCGCTACATGCTCGAGGCCATGGCCTCCGGTGACGAGGCGTTGGGAGCCTGCGCCTCCCACATCATGCTCAACGGTCACTCCCGCGTGCTCAACAGCACGGGGGGGCTGATAAACCTGCTGGGATACGCCTGGGACCGGGGCATATTCAAGGAGGATTCCGGCACCTATGCCCACGCCACCAGGGTTATGTATGCCTGCACGGCGGCGATGATGATAAGTAAAGGGGTGTTCGAGGAGCTGGGCGGCTTCGACCGGCGCTACCGCTACCTTTTCGAGGACGTGGACCTGGGGTGGCGGATGAACATCCGCGGCTACCGGGTGGCCTACGAGCCGCGGGCGGTGGCCAGGCACCTCCTGTCCTCGACCATGGGCAGGCGCCGACTCCGCAACCAGTACCTCTACGAGCGCAACCGCATGCGCGCCATGATCAAAAACATGGAGGCCGATACCCTGAAGTTGATCCGTAGGGAGTTCTTCTTCTGGTTCGGGCAGCGTATGCGCTCGGAGATGGAGAGCGGTCTCACCGCGCGCCAAAAGGTGGCGCTTCCCCTGCGTATGGCCCAGGCGGTGGCATGGAACCTGTTCTGGCTGCCTGACACCCTGCGCCTCAGGAAGGAGACGGCGAGAAATCGCGCGGTGAGCGACCAACAGCTCATCTCCGCGGGCGTGCTCTGCCCCCAGATCGGCGAGCCCCCCGTGGGGGTGGACCCGAGGGGGAACGGAAACGGGGCGGAAGTCATGGCGGGCGAGGTCGAGATAGGCTCCCGGGCGGACATGGCTCGCGTGAGGCCGGGGGCGCTGGGTGAGGGGTGGTACGGCCCGGAGACCGACGCCCGGGGGGTCTCCTTCCGCTGGACCGCGCAGCGGGCGACGGTCTTTCTCCGCGCCGGGAGGCGGACCCGGCATCTCTGTGTGCGCACGGTGATGGCGCACCCGGAAGGGTTGTCCCGCGTGGCGGTGAGGATAGACGGCCGCCAGGTCTCGAACTTCGAGGTCCCCAACGAGTATCACGTACACCGCATACCCCTTCCCCGTCCCGTTGAACCGGGCGTGCGGCAGGTGGAGCTCAGGGTGGAGAACCCCTTCCGTCCGAGGGACGTGCTGCGGGTCGAGGACCACCGCACCCTGGGGATCGCGGTGGCCTACCTGGGCCTGCACTGATCAGGGGGCTGCGCTTTGCCGGCGCGGAACGGGTTTACCGCCCTCCCGTCATGGGATAACCTGTGCAGTTGAAGGAGCGCGGGGCATCCGGCGCAAGGGAGGGGGGACGATGCAGGATGGCCTGGACGCGTGAAGGGGCGCGGGAGAAGGAGGAGGGTCGCGTGGCATGCCCTTGCCTTCCCCGGTGCGCCGATGAGGTCGAGGAGGATCTCACGACATGCGCAT
It encodes the following:
- a CDS encoding glycosyltransferase family 39 protein — protein: MYEPPAEGEGGAPEPPAEREEPPPLRGALLARVMEGARSRREGWLWFAAVLGVFAAALLWRWHFASRARVYTYDSYYYLLLARNLRHGLSYSVAGHPHYKYMPFYPVCIAAFDLFLPLEAAGKLSNLVFNAACVFPIYALGALVLGRRAGLAAAALFAFEPISSVWAAVPMSDGLLALLTCLAAYFFLKWFKQEDGRTRHLYLSAAAAGLALLTRWEGALLLLLLGAFLLYAWAKKRLKFANLLIFAAIALAPMALFALRNLITFGTPLKSAYLEELRNHPEWAEYTTPKARFFHYLIFSDVPPLGITVRYYNYGYLLFGYAGLAFTLAVRRYRRYGLFLAGWLLLLGPTHFFWYFSNVRFLIPAVPALCLGAGALVGMPWVSARRARDGIALSAVLLLLVACVVGVLALTGRPVANDRFYSNIALLENGEGGLATLQAVEWLKENAGDAGVASRMAPMVSFYLGREVYFIGEYQGFEPADLRIDHVVEDARALGVRYILLWSYEPDVEGVMAYSGQGPEVAEQLELVGRWEAAPTTQWNRTVYAWIFAVPPE
- a CDS encoding CoA-binding protein; amino-acid sequence: MPQRSSLDVFFAPRGVAVVGATENQLKGGYSIIANMLESFQGKVYPVNPGREEVLGRKCYPSVRDLAGKVDMAIVFVPAASVPGVLEDCAAAGVRGAVLESGGFAEAGDEGRRIDAACREIADRTGLRLWGPNCTGLVNTDPFIFTPFMRVPNVHERLKPGTLGIIAQSGMLAAGFMLQYVISGYFTVSKACAIGNKMDVDEVEVLRYMSSDPKTRAVVAYLESIADGRDFLEVAREMAGRKPLVVLKGGRCEESARAALSHTASLAGSDEVVDGALRQAGVIRVEDFQELMNLGKAFSIHPDPFRLSTPGGDCVAVITVTGGGGVVLTDLLRASGLRVPPLERRTLEFLRREVFPDWMAPSNPVDIWPAIEQRGFAAFGDSIKAVLDDAGVDGVILLPFASRMIEYFPFEEIGEAVRESGKAMVSWMFGDLRYFDTMEERLRDYGIPVYQDLHSCVLAMKSYLCFSRKAREKAAAG
- a CDS encoding VCBS repeat-containing protein is translated as MRKRNPAMPVAVILFGIILALSAALALPARRAAAYTYPPGWRLEWVHDMGSMFKHSSPTLADIDGDGRREVLIGNSNGHFYCVDAGGGIRWDFYTGAPIQSTPMAVDCDGDGRLEIFFGCDSGYVYGLNADGQPLSAWGWPKFAGSAFGRQEVFSSPSCGDLDGDGDLEIVVGSWGHYITAWHYQGPTAWQYYNADTVWSSPACADIDLDGRDEVVIGADCWGGNNWPWPRGGLLYVFEGDGSIKSGWPKCLPQVIWSSPAIADLDRDGFPDIVVGTGLFWQNTNPGAGNYLSYADGKHVYAFNYRGESLPGWPVNTGDNNFGSPAVADIDGDGFYEVALGSLDSNIYVWEHDGRVKWTRCFWPVQKMGSPAIADIDGDGDMDVIISEGLSIMAYDPNGEHVLDADMGGNMFNSVAVGDIDADGRTELVIATGAEGQTGKLFCWETGPYRSDLAAWPMFRKDARHSASYSHEEVPDIWPPEKVKSRCYMAEGYTGRGFSQWILLMNPLDREIMVQIRYILPSGLSVIKVITIPPRSRMTVPVNTTIDGQEVSASVISDQEGLIAERALYFDYDGGSGTWSGGHNVMAVDTPRTEWYFAEGCTRPGFHTWLTLQNPGEEEAHVTLDYLCGDGANVRRTLTVRARARYTVAVHGDAEGIGAHDNDHGDVSIKVTSDVPVVAERPMYFNYNGSWDGGSNVMGASAPSPEWFFAEGCTRPGFHTWLCLQNPGDVVARVTLDYLCGDGKNVRRELKVKARSRATVAVHGDSLGIGAHDGPHGDVSIKVTSDVPVVAERPMYFNYNGAWPGGHNVVGSPRPHTKWVFAEGCTRPGFHTWLCLQNPGDVVARVTLDYLCGDGKNVRRELTVKARSRATVAVHGDDLGIGVHDGPHGDVSIRVTSDLPIMAERPVYFLFNGRIAGGHNTEGYPLD
- a CDS encoding glycosyltransferase family 2 protein, giving the protein MEGRHGAGRDERAATRDDRPLVSVIIANYRGEALLPPCLDSLRAQDTDRPFEVIVVDDGSDDGSAELVRSRYPEARLLVNARNVGPAAAKNIGASQARGDYLAFLDNDVELHPSWMRYMLEAMASGDEALGACASHIMLNGHSRVLNSTGGLINLLGYAWDRGIFKEDSGTYAHATRVMYACTAAMMISKGVFEELGGFDRRYRYLFEDVDLGWRMNIRGYRVAYEPRAVARHLLSSTMGRRRLRNQYLYERNRMRAMIKNMEADTLKLIRREFFFWFGQRMRSEMESGLTARQKVALPLRMAQAVAWNLFWLPDTLRLRKETARNRAVSDQQLISAGVLCPQIGEPPVGVDPRGNGNGAEVMAGEVEIGSRADMARVRPGALGEGWYGPETDARGVSFRWTAQRATVFLRAGRRTRHLCVRTVMAHPEGLSRVAVRIDGRQVSNFEVPNEYHVHRIPLPRPVEPGVRQVELRVENPFRPRDVLRVEDHRTLGIAVAYLGLH